Genomic segment of Sebastes fasciatus isolate fSebFas1 chromosome 3, fSebFas1.pri, whole genome shotgun sequence:
attataattcatagtgtttacaataatatataagaatatatattagtataatatgataatatatattaccttattatattatatacaatactaataattagtaaacattatgaattatcatatatatatatatatatgtatatatatatatattaacacaaactaatgataaaataactatCTGAAATGTTAGGGttgttaacatttaacattgtttgttaacagtaaaataaatattaattaagtttaattaactattaccgtttataaatgatggttattataacgTGTTTAATCAGTTTAATAAAAGCATCCTAACAAGTGAAAGTTGACCGTGTTGACCGTGTTGACCGTGTCGtgcctgttgtgtgtgttgaccGTGTTGTGCGTGTCGtgcgtgttgtgtgtgttgaccGTGTTGTGCGTGTCGtgcgtgttgtgtgtgttgaccGTGTTGTGCGTGTCGTGCGTGTCGTGCGTGTTGTGCATGTTGTGGCGCCCCCTTCAGGTCCAGGTTGGCCATCATACCTCAGGACCCGTTCCTGTTCAGCGGGACCATCAGGGAGAACCTGGACCCGTGTGGGCGACACCCAGACCACCAGCTGCTGGACGTCGTGGACCAGTGTCACCTCGGCGCCGTGGTCAACAGGATGGGTGAGAGACGTGGCGGGGACGTAGGGGACAGAGGGGAAGTCATTAATGACGTTAGGAGATGATGAGATGAGGGACGACACCGTGAATGAAGGACGAGCAGAGCGATGCGTATGAAGACGAGGTGTGTCCCCGTGTCCACCTGACTCATCGTCCATTAATGCATTAAGTGGAGCTCCACCCTTCAGCATTCCTGCGTGACTCCATCAACGCCTTCAGCTGCTAATCTGACAGGGATTTTTCAATCTGAAGGAACACCCAGGACGGGGAcaggacagggacagggacagggacagggacagggacaggacaggacaggacaggacaggacaggacaggacaggacaggacagggacagggacagggacagggacagaacAGGGACAGAACAGGGACAGGACAGGGAATGATGGTTCAAAATTCAGtattaagatttaaaaaaagcaaataaaaaattgttaataacaaaaaaaagaaaaaaaagaaaaagaatgaaaaagaaaacaaattataaataaaaaaataaatgcagcaaaccccaaattaattaaataaaacacacatacagattaattaatttaacattttgcgTAGGAAAAgatacatatactgtacgtgCTTTGAAATATAATCAAAtttgtggatgttgaagtatatatagttattttccaccatcttcctcttcctcactccaggccgccgcggtcaggactcTTGTCTTGTTATACGGGCGCCAGCTGTACCAGCTGAGCTATCGGGGCGCCCCATGTTTATTAAATTATCttggaaagagaagaagaagaactccAGAGGTGTGGTGGGATTTAGTTTAGGAAGCAGGAAAAATGGCCTCTTTACTCTCTGGACTCTATTAAGGCACAATGAGGAGGATTTGTCAGTaaacaacattcaaagttggctcAACGAGGGTTACGGTGCTCGCCAGCCAACGCCAGATTAACTCTCGTTCTGTAATTTGTATTTACGGTGCTGTTTCCGCCATTTTCGGAGCTTCCTCTTCGATGCATGCGTGCTTACGATCTAGAAACCTGGTCGCTCCGTTTTTATAGAGGTTGACGCCCAGAGACGTCCAGAACATAACAACATTAGAGAGTCCAGACAGGCGGCTGCAGGGTCTCTATACCACGGACTGTAAATAAAGATGGCCGACacgacagctccccaaaagtgaagcgaAACCATCTGGaccgccccctggtggctggctgcagtatagctcataaaccccgccctcctccatgttagcggacattggccaaactaaaaagtccaAATACACGTCAAAGATGGTTTCCGTCATTTCCAGTAGTTCtcatcacgctgatgtttgttcagaCGTTCAGTTTCTGatcagtttggttttaatgactTACTTCATGCTATAAAAAgagggtgagacgtcatgattgacagctgtgagtgtctttcgctgacaagctgcggccgtgctcggctcacgATTGGTTCCGGCGGGTGACCTCGTTACCGCGGCTCCACCCCCGTATCTGGATATTTCAGCTTCACTTCAGCAGagcgggaggaagtggagacaagtcgtccatctttatatacggtCTATGGTCTATATGCTGTTTTTCAGCTGAGTCCTTCTCATTATACGTACAGTTtccttttaaatatttgaagtgCCACTTCACACACAGTTTTGCCCAAAAGCTTCGACgtgatgatggaggtgatggtGTCGGGTTCAGGCGACGTCTCTTCTACCTTTTTGTGTATCAGGTGGTCTGGATGCTGAGgttggagagagaggaaggtcCTTCTCTGTGGGACAGAGACAGCTGCTGTGTCTGGCCAGAGCTCTGCTGACCCAGGCCAAGGTGAGACCTCACCTGGATTACTATTACTGTATACTTTACCTCATTACGTGGATGCAGCTCAACGGTTCAAACAACGCGctaatcattatttattatcatagttttctgtgtttcttttaaagggatagttcaggtgttttgaagtgtggttgtatgaggtacttctccatagtcagtgtattactacagtagagtaCCATtacgggagcaaagcaacatTCTGCTctgccaccagactccattgacaaaaactgtaattttcccCTGCGGAACACGGaagctgctggtctaccgctgcctcgatcggttagttagtttgtgttattgtgggactttggtgaatccgaactaacaccatagtcacacaataacactgattaactaaccgatcgaggcagcggtaaaACAgaaactcccgtgttctgaaaggtaaaattattgtttttgtcaatggagtccgGTGGCTTTGAAGAGCGCATAGATAacgacttcagttccccgtcagacagccctttctgacggcgaggtaaagcaatgaaaatattctaaatatagcgttgTCTTGGAAAAGAAGAAGTTTTCCATTCCGCCGCCGTGAGCAACCAGCATCTGATTTCACGCTACATAACACACAACAGCAGGGCGGCGTGGAGCCGGTTAGCTCGCTGTGTTCAGCCTGCAGCTCTTCAACTAACAGCTCACTCCGgctgtaatatttaaaactgatcctCCAAAAGAAATGGTAGAAAAAGACAGTGCCTTGTCTTGTCAGCGCTGAGATCAATGCTTTTTTTATGTGAAGTGAAATGTTCCGTTTGCATTAGAAGTGAGTTAATGCAGCTCTGATACGGctgcaggagagagaagatCAAACAACGAGGCTGATATCGATGAGATAACATTAACACACATCACATTTTGCATATTCTCTTGCCAATCTCTGGTGGTTAGGTGGGCAGTTTGACAATAAAAACTAGAGTAAATACACTgaatggttaataaatagtaGAAGAAGGATAACAAATCTAAGGATATTTAGTCTCATATCACCCTGATGATTTTATATTGATATGATAACTCTGCTTTAACAAATAGaagttaattaattataaaatggGAGAGTCAGTCGCTCACTGGCACAACCACATCTCAGAAAGACGAGCTCGGTGCCGTCTCGCTGTAATTATCATCATTAAACATCATCAGATACACAAATTAGGCCGTCAATCACAGTAATTAATGCATTCGCTAGCAAATATTTGCAAAACTGTGTGTGATTTGATTCTAATTCAATATACCGCCACACCTCATTCTGATAATCTGTTCTATTTTTATCACTGTGTGACTCGACCTGCGTGTTTCACAGCGGTTAGACGGCGACAGTCACTCACTGAGGAAGACAAAAGCTTCAAAAGACCTTTATTCTTTTACTCCCATTGACAGTATACCTCCAGTCGCTCTAATAATAAACACTAAATACACAAAAAGCCGTGTATCTTTCAGCCCTTCCCCTTGTAATGACGTGTCTGTATTTAAATGTCTGTTGACTAACGAGACACTAAACCTTTATTAGCAGCGGTGGACACGATGAATACAGCACACAGTGTAGTTCAGTGCAGTAAATGCTTTTTATGTGCATCTTATATTGTTGATTTGAGTCTCTGACAACGTCaatattaaagggtaactttggtatttttcaacctggaccctattttcccatgtttttgtgtctataGCGGGTCATACAGTAGACTGTACGACTTTAGCCCGTTTCTGGACCAAATTTCAGCTTCGTTGGGCGTCGTTTACCGTGCAGTGTACGGGGGGGACCGAGGACCGGTTAACTCCTCCCGACCATCAGTCGGACGGTTAGCATCAGATCACCGATATGGAACGGGAGGTGACTGTTTTTGGTTCTTTTGAACGTTGTGTTTTATTCATCCTCTACTTCAGGGGCGAAGCGGCGAGGGCTCGTTGGGTtccggaccgtacagtgtgatcactcagatcgtagctgatgatcggacccgtacagtgtgatcactcaggtagtggctgatgatcagaccgtacagtgtgatcactcaggtcgtggctgatgatcggacccgtacagtgtgatcactcaggtagtggctgatgatcggaccgtacagtgtgatcactcaggctgtggctgatgatcggaccgtacagtgtgatcactcaggtcgtagctgatgatcggacccgtacagtgtgatcactcaggtagtggctgatgatcggacccgtacagtgtgatcactcaggtcgtggctgatgatcggatccctacagtgtgatcactcaggtcgtggctgatgatcggaccgtacagtgtgatcactcaggctgtggctgacgatcggaccgtacagtgtgatcactcaggtcgtggctgatgatcggaccgtacagtgtgatcactcaggctgtggctgatgatcggaccgtacagtgtgatcactcaggctgtggctgacgatcggaccgtacagtgtgatcactcaggtcgtggctgatgatcggacccgtacagtgtgatcactcaggtagtggctgatgatcggacccgtacagtgtgatcactcaggtcgtggctgatgatcggatccctacagtgtgatcactcaggtcgtggctgatgatcggaccgtacagtgtgatcactcaggctgtggctgacgatcggaccgtacagtgtgatcactcaggtcgtggctgatgatcggaccgtacagtgtgatcactcaggtcgtggctgatgatcggacccgtacagtgtgatcactcaggtcgtggctgatgatcggatccctacagtgtgatcactcaggtcgtggctgatgatcggaccgtacagtgtggtcactcagatcgtggctgatgatcggacctgTACAGTGTggtcactcagatcgtggctgatgatcggacccgTACAGTGTGgtcacataaatcgtgagctttggcttttcATCGCTACGATCTGCTTCTCCAGTAGGAGCAGGAAGTACACGAAGTTCACAACAACATCGTACAGTGTACGTTCAGCTTTAGacataaaaacatgggaaataGGCTCCAGGTTGAAAGTTGCCCTTTAACATTGCAATGTTTTCCCTTTAGTAAGTGTTTTGTCTGCCTTCCTCTTCCCATCGTTCCCAGTGATTCCTGCACTTCTGTAACTGGTGTTTCTAATGAGATCCCAGCAGTGGAACATGAGACCCTGTTCTCCCCTCCTGTAGGTCCTGTGTATTGATGAAGCGACGGCCAGCGTGGATCAGAAGACGGACAAGCTGCTGCAACAGACCATCAGAGAGAAGTTTCAGGGGAAGACCGTCCTCACCATCGCACACAGGTGATCTATTAAAGATGTCACATTACAGTCAACCATGGAAGGATTTTTTGGAGTTACGTCTTCATTTCATGCTCTAGTCTTTTGGTGAGAGGGTGTCTCATGTTTTCGAAACCCTCCTCCAGGATCAACACCATCATGGACTGCGACCGGGTGCTGGTGATGCATGCTGGGAAGGTGGCGGAGTTTGACACCCCGGCTGCTCTCTGCCAAACGGACCAGTCCATCTTCCACAGGTTGGTCGGGTGGAGAGGAGAGTGAGGCGGCTAAAAAAGACACTGGAAGGAAGgacaaagatttatttttatattttttatcctGGTGAAGGTTTTGTTGAGAACTCGCTGCCTTTTTTCTGCACCGTTAGAAAGCTCTTCTGCTGCCTTGCTCCAGGGTTCTGTTTGGACGGGGAAGTGATGATACGGGTTTGTGCTGACATTTAGTTTCTTTTAATTGATGATTTTAATGCTGAAACGGCTTTAAATGACTTTGCCTCTTTGATTTAATTATTTGGGGGCATTTCTAACTATGAAGCAATATGAGCTGCATGTTGTTGAATTAAACGT
This window contains:
- the LOC141765402 gene encoding ATP-binding cassette sub-family C member 10-like, yielding SLFERQLAAAWPEQGWLEFRGVVLVYGDGLPKALDGVSLVVRPGEKVGIVGRTGSGKSTLFLALFRMVELNQGQILLDGLDVSTVGLAQLRSRLAIIPQDPFLFSGTIRENLDPCGRHPDHQLLDVVDQCHLGAVVNRMGGLDAEVGERGRSFSVGQRQLLCLARALLTQAKVLCIDEATASVDQKTDKLLQQTIREKFQGKTVLTIAHRINTIMDCDRVLVMHAGKVAEFDTPAALCQTDQSIFHRLVGWRGE